A region from the Ctenopharyngodon idella isolate HZGC_01 chromosome 13, HZGC01, whole genome shotgun sequence genome encodes:
- the myoz1a gene encoding myozenin-1a: protein MPLSGTPAPPNKRKKLSKIITDLSHITQDEYESEPEASEFDLGKKIRAPKDIMLEELSLQKNKGSKMFRMRQIRVEKFIYENNPDLFSSESMDNLQKFVPSLGGQMMDVGGRLIGGQMAGQVGGAGQAPVPPPKPGSYGKGAGGGLLAGGLAGGAGGVGGVGGAGGAGVAGGAGGNAGVSGDASQSAESALEKAKKRDAYGKTYVSPWERAMKGNEDLLATMKTQMPGPYSYKELRKYKSFNRSAMPYGGFEKASQLMTFQLPDIEVAVDEPEPAVVYQHDIGSRPSFNRTPIGWVGSGEPGSIHMELDTIPFDGETDDL, encoded by the exons ATGCCTCTGTCAGGAACACCAGCCCCACCCAACAAGAGGAAAAAGCTTTCCAAGATCATCACTGACCTGTCACACATAACCCAAGATG AGTATGAATCAGAGCCCGAGGCCTCAGAGTTTgacttggggaaaaaaatcaggGCACCCAAGGACATCATGCTGGAGGAACTATCCCTTCAAAAGAACAAAGGCTCCAAGATGTTCAGGATGAGACAGATTCGTGTGGAGAAGTTCATCTATGAGAACAACCCAGATCTCTTCAGTAGTGAGTCCATG GATAACCTCCAGAAGTTCGTGCCCAGCCTGGGGGGCCAGATGATGGATGTTGGTGGCCGTCTGATTGGTGGACAGATGGCTGGTCAGGTTGGTGGGGCCGGCCAAGCACCAGTGCCTCCTCCCAAACCCGGAAGCTATGGCAAGGGAGCAGGGGGTGGGCTGCTAGCAGGTGGGCTCGCTGGAGGAGCTGGAGGAGTTGGAGGAGTTGGAGGTGCTGGAGGTGCCGGAGTGGCAGGAGGAGCAGGAGGGAATGCTGGTGTGTCAGGAGATGCCTCACAGA GCGCAGAAAGTGCTTTGGAAAAGGCTAAAAAGAGAGACGCATATGGGAAGACATATGTTTCACCTTGGGAACGGGCTATGAAAGGCAATGAAGACCTTCTAGCCACAATGAAGACTCAAATGCCAGGACCCTATTCTTATAAGGAGCTGCGCAAATATAAGAGCTTTAACAG GAGTGCTATGCCCTATGGAGGCTTTGAGAAGGCGTCTCAGCTGATGACCTTCCAGCTGCCAGACATCGAGGTGGCTGTTGATGAGCCTGAACCAGCAGTGGTGTACCAACATGATATCGGCTCGCGACCCTCCTTTAACCGCACACCCATTGGCTGGGTGGGTAGCGGTGAACCAGGCAGCATTCACATGGAGTTGGATACTATACCATTTGATGGGGAGACTGATGACCTGTGA